From Triticum urartu cultivar G1812 chromosome 2, Tu2.1, whole genome shotgun sequence, a single genomic window includes:
- the LOC125537959 gene encoding potassium transporter 1-like: MSLQVEDPRSTETPAPLKRHDSLFGDAEKVSDSKHHGSQVSWMRTLSLAFQSVGIIYGDIGTSPLYVYSSTFPDGIKDRDDLLGVLSLILYTLIIIPMLKYVFIVLYANDNGDGGTFALYSLISRYAKIRLIPDQQAEDAAVSNYHIEAPNSQLKRAQWLKQKLESSKAAKIVLFTLTILGTSMVIGDGTLTPAISVLSAVSGIREKAPSLTQTQVVLISVAILFMLFSVQRFGTDKVGYTFAPVISVWFLLIAGIGLYNLVVHDVGVLRAFNPMYIVQYFVRNGKSGWVSLGGIILCVTGTEGMFADLGHFNIRAVQLSFNGILFPSVALCYIGQAAYLRKFPDNVANTFYRSIPAPMFWPTFIVAILAAIIASQAMLSGAFAILSKALSLGCMPRVRVIHTSHKYEGQVYIPEVNFLMGLASIVVTVAFRTTTSIGHAYGICVVTTFAITTHLMTVVMLLIWKKHVIFIMLFYVVFGSIELIYLSSILSKFIEGGYLPICFALVVMSLMAAWHYVQVKRYWYELDHIVPTSEMTMLLEKNEVRRIPGVGLLYTELVQGIPPVFPRLIQKIPSVHSIFMFMSIKHLPISRVVPTERFIFRQVGPREHRMFRCVARYGYSDALEEPKEFAAFLVDRLKMFIQEESAFALAQDEEESGEVSDAQARPGRSTVHSEEAVQGQARVSSHSASGRVSFHTNQAVEEEKQLIDREVERGMVYLMGEANVTAEAKSSILKKVVVNHVYTFLRKNLTEGHKVLAIPKDQLLKVGITYEI; the protein is encoded by the exons ATGTCGCTCCAGGTCGAGGACCCGCGGAGCACGGAGACGCCGGCGCCGCTCAAGCGCCACGACTCGCTGTTCGGCGACGCAGAGAAGGTCTCCGACTCGAAGCACCATGGGTCTCAG GTGAGCTGGATGCGGACGCTGAGCCTGGCTTTCCAGAGCGTGGGCATCATCTACGGCGACATCGGGACGTCGCCGCTCTACGTCTACTCCAGCACCTTCCCGGACGGCATCAAGGACAGGGATGATCTCCTGGGCGTCCTCTCGCTCATCCTCTACACTCTCATCATCATACCCATGCTCAAGTACGTCTTCATCGTGCTCTACGCCAACGACAACGGAGATG GTGGCACGTTTGCGCTTTACTCGCTGATATCACGGTACGCGAAGATCAGGCTGATCCCGGACCAGCAGGCGGAGGATGCGGCGGTGTCCAATTACCACATAGAAGCGCCAAACTCGCAGCTCAAGAGGGCGCAATGGTTGAAGCAGAAGCTCGAGTCCAGCAAGGCGGCCAAGATTGTGCTCTTCACCCTCACCATCCTCGGCACGTCAATGGTGATAGGCGATGGAACCTTGACCCCAGCAATCTCTG TGCTCTCTGCGGTGAGTGGGATCAGAGAAAAGGCGCCAAGCTTGACTCAGA CACAAGTGGTCCTCATCTCAGTGGCCATTCTGTTCATGCTCTTCTCGGTGCAGCGCTTCGGGACCGACAAGGTCGGGTACACCTTTGCGCCGGTCATCTCAGTGTGGTTCCTTCTGATTGCTGGCATCGGGTTGTACAACCTCGTCGTTCACGACGTCGGTGTTCTACGGGCCTTCAATCCCATGTATATAGTGCAATACTTCGTAAGGAACGGGAAGAGTGGGTGGGTGTCACTTGGTGGAATTATCTTGTGTGTCACAG GCACAGAAGGCATGTTTGCTGACCTAGGACATTTCAACATCAGGGCTGTTCAG CTCAGCTTCAACGGCATCCTGTTCCCGTCGGTGGCACTGTGTTATATTGGGCAGGCGGCTTACCTGAGGAAATTCCCAGACAACGTTGCAAACACCTTCTATAGATCCATCCCAG CACCAATGTTCTGGCCAACCTTCATCGTCGCCATTCTTGCCGCCATCATCGCAAGCCAAGCCATGCTCTCCGGTGCATTTGCCATCCTCTCCAAGGCCCTGTCTCTCGGTTGCATGCCAAGGGTTCGAGTCATCCACACCTCGCACAAGTACGAGGGGCAGGTGTACATTCCTGAAGTGAACTTCCTCATGGGATTGGCTAGCATCGTCGTCACGGTCGCCTTCCGGACGACCACCAGCATCGGCCATGCTTACG GGATCTGCGTGGTGACCACGTTTGCGATCACCACCCATCTGATGACCGTGGTCATGCTGCTGATATGGAAGAAGCACGTCATCTTCATCATGCTCTTCTACGTCGTGTTCGGCTCCATAGAGCTGATCTACCTCTCGTCCATACTGTCAAAGTTCATCGAAGGCGGGTACCTCCCCATCTGCTTCGCGCTGGTGGTGATGAGCCTGATGGCGGCGTGGCACTACGTCCAGGTGAAGAGGTACTGGTACGAGCTGGACCACATCGTGCCCACCAGCGAGATGACGATGCTGCTGGAGAAGAACGAGGTGCGGCGGATCCCCGGGGTGGGCCTCCTGTACACGGAGCTGGTCCAGGGCATCCCCCCGGTGTTCCCCCGGCTGATCCAGAAGATACCCTCCGTGCACTCCATCTTCATGTTCATGTCCATCAAGCACCTGCCCATCTCGCGCGTCGTGCCCACGGAGCGCTTCATCTTCCGGCAGGTCGGGCCGAGGGAGCACCGGATGTTCCGCTGCGTGGCGCGGTACGGCTACAGCGACGCGCTGGAGGAGCCCAAGGAGTTCGCGGCGTTCCTCGTGGACAGGCTCAAGATGTTCATCCAGGAGGAGAGCGCGTTCGCGCTCGCGCAGGACGAAGAGGAGAGCGGCGAGGTTTCGGACGCCCAGGCGAGGCCGGGGCGGTCCACGGTGCACAGCGAGGAGGCGGTCCAAGGCCAGGCGCGGGTGAGCAGCCACTCGGCCTCGGGGAGGGTGAGCTTCCACACGAACCAGGcggtggaggaggagaagcagctgatTGACAGGGA